A stretch of the Saprospiraceae bacterium genome encodes the following:
- the galE gene encoding UDP-glucose 4-epimerase GalE, giving the protein MSTKVKIAVTGGCGYIGSHAIIDLLNSGYDVISVDSLLNSSESVLDGIQKITGKRIINYRIDLSVEDSWLELASKEKNIQGIIHFAALKAVGESVQHPLTYYKNNVGGLIEVLKWMKFAGIPYLIYSSSCTVYGQTNDLPVTESTVFGEATSPYGRTKQIGEWMLQDLFTGPDQKAISLRYFNPAGAHESALIGEAPTNPALNLVPVITETAIGKRDQLIVHGTNYDTPDGTCIRDYIHVMDLANAHTKALNYLMNHSDSLPFNAFNLGIGKGHSVLEMIHSFELLSGVKLNYKIGPRRPGDAESIYADNTKAIQLLDWKPTRNLEMILESAWNWEKNRIS; this is encoded by the coding sequence ATGAGCACTAAAGTAAAAATAGCAGTTACGGGTGGATGTGGGTATATCGGAAGTCATGCAATCATTGATCTGTTGAATTCCGGATATGATGTAATTTCAGTTGACTCATTGTTAAATAGTTCGGAATCTGTTTTGGATGGAATTCAAAAAATTACAGGTAAACGTATTATTAATTACAGAATAGACCTGTCTGTTGAAGATTCCTGGCTCGAGTTAGCTTCTAAAGAGAAAAACATTCAGGGAATTATTCATTTTGCTGCATTAAAGGCAGTGGGTGAATCGGTTCAACATCCATTGACTTATTATAAAAACAATGTAGGTGGATTGATAGAAGTTTTAAAATGGATGAAATTTGCAGGCATCCCATATCTAATTTATTCGTCATCATGCACGGTGTACGGTCAAACAAACGATTTACCTGTTACTGAATCAACTGTTTTCGGTGAAGCAACTTCACCTTATGGAAGGACTAAACAAATTGGTGAATGGATGTTACAGGATTTGTTTACTGGTCCTGATCAAAAAGCGATTTCACTTAGGTATTTCAATCCAGCTGGGGCACATGAATCCGCTTTAATTGGAGAAGCACCTACAAATCCGGCATTAAATCTGGTTCCGGTAATTACAGAAACCGCTATTGGAAAGCGTGATCAATTAATAGTTCATGGAACAAATTATGATACACCGGATGGAACTTGTATCCGGGATTATATTCATGTAATGGATTTGGCAAATGCACATACTAAAGCGTTAAATTATTTAATGAATCATTCAGATAGTTTGCCTTTTAATGCATTTAATCTTGGGATTGGGAAAGGTCATAGCGTGCTGGAAATGATCCATTCCTTTGAATTGTTGAGTGGTGTTAAATTAAATTATAAGATTGGCCCAAGAAGACCTGGGGATGCTGAAAGTATTTATGCAGATAACACAAAAGCAATTCAGTTATTGGATTGGAAACCTACAAGAAACCTTGAAATGATTCTTGAATCTGCCTGGAATTGGGAAAAAAACAGAATATCCTGA
- a CDS encoding metal-dependent hydrolase, whose protein sequence is MPSAIGHAIFALSLSPFRPYNNKLLLSLILAMVCSTIPDLDVIGFEAGIRYGSVWGHRGFSHSILFSLITGIAVSYLFFNEECETKTDRFLISFFFFIITLSHGLLDAMTDGGLGLGFFIPVNNERFFFPIRPIPVSSMHIETFFTSFGFSIFKQEMKFIGFVSGLVLLSGYYWRKYFYNK, encoded by the coding sequence ATGCCATCAGCAATCGGACATGCTATTTTCGCACTTAGTTTGAGCCCATTCAGGCCTTATAATAACAAATTATTACTCAGTCTAATTTTAGCCATGGTTTGTTCGACAATACCGGATCTGGATGTAATTGGGTTTGAAGCTGGCATTCGTTATGGTTCGGTGTGGGGTCACCGGGGATTTTCACATTCTATTCTCTTTTCACTTATCACGGGAATAGCAGTCAGTTATCTATTTTTTAACGAGGAGTGTGAAACTAAAACCGACCGCTTTTTAATTAGTTTTTTCTTTTTTATAATTACCTTAAGTCATGGTCTATTAGATGCGATGACAGATGGAGGATTGGGATTAGGTTTTTTTATTCCAGTAAACAACGAACGATTTTTCTTTCCAATTAGACCAATACCCGTTTCATCCATGCATATTGAAACATTTTTTACGAGTTTTGGATTTTCCATTTTTAAGCAAGAAATGAAATTTATAGGCTTCGTTTCAGGATTGGTTTTACTTTCCGGATACTATTGGAGGAAATACTTTTATAATAAATAA
- the hemW gene encoding radical SAM family heme chaperone HemW has product MDVTKKPYLNPAGLYIHIPYCKRKCSYCCFHFSTNLTTRNELVQALLKEIKIRASELPNHTINTLYFGGGTPSLFTESELYEILNTINGNYQLLPEAEISIEANPEDITSAYSTGLLNLGFNRISIGIQSFFDEDLKWMNRSHTSEQSRDAIEIVKNAGFKNLSIDLMYGLPSTDQNSWKDNLNELINYNIPHFSAYSLTLEERTSLLHLVKEKKLVIPPDEETIRQMNYLLDFCELNQYEAYEISNFSKSGFRSKHNSSYWEGISYIGFGPSAHSYIHPHRSWNVSNNNAYIKALANDESFSLQEKLNVNELYNEYIMLQLRRIEGLNLEYIADHFPQFLTYAESALQKQLKLKNIQFLNGRYQLTRQGKTIADSVSSDLFVVRDK; this is encoded by the coding sequence ATGGATGTAACCAAAAAACCATATCTCAATCCTGCCGGATTATACATACACATTCCTTATTGTAAACGAAAATGCAGCTATTGTTGTTTTCATTTCTCCACGAATTTAACTACACGAAACGAATTAGTTCAAGCATTGCTTAAAGAAATAAAAATAAGAGCCTCTGAACTCCCTAATCATACAATTAATACCTTATATTTTGGTGGAGGCACCCCCTCCCTATTTACTGAATCCGAGCTGTATGAAATATTAAACACAATAAATGGAAATTACCAGTTATTACCCGAAGCAGAAATAAGCATAGAAGCTAATCCAGAAGATATTACAAGTGCTTATTCCACAGGTCTATTAAACCTGGGCTTTAATAGAATAAGCATCGGCATACAATCGTTTTTTGATGAGGACCTGAAGTGGATGAACAGATCGCATACATCAGAGCAATCGCGGGATGCTATTGAAATTGTTAAGAATGCTGGATTTAAAAATCTAAGTATTGATCTTATGTATGGGCTGCCAAGTACAGACCAAAATAGTTGGAAAGATAATTTGAATGAACTTATAAATTATAATATACCCCATTTTTCAGCCTATTCATTGACCTTAGAAGAACGCACATCACTGCTTCATTTAGTTAAGGAAAAAAAATTAGTAATTCCACCCGATGAAGAAACGATTCGACAGATGAATTATTTATTAGACTTTTGTGAATTAAATCAGTATGAAGCTTATGAAATTTCAAATTTTAGCAAATCAGGGTTTCGCTCAAAACACAATAGTTCCTATTGGGAAGGGATCTCTTATATAGGATTTGGACCTTCGGCTCATTCCTATATACATCCTCATCGAAGCTGGAATGTATCAAATAATAATGCTTACATCAAAGCACTGGCGAATGATGAATCCTTTTCTTTGCAAGAAAAATTAAATGTAAATGAACTTTATAACGAGTATATCATGTTGCAACTCCGCCGAATAGAAGGGCTTAATTTAGAATATATAGCAGATCATTTTCCTCAGTTTTTAACATATGCGGAATCCGCATTGCAAAAGCAGCTTAAATTAAAAAATATCCAATTCCTTAATGGTCGGTATCAATTAACCCGTCAAGGAAAAACGATTGCAGATTCTGTAAGTTCAGATTTGTTTGTAGTTAGAGATAAATAA
- a CDS encoding O-methyltransferase, protein MKQRDLELYCESHTQQPDAVLNELERQTYLQTIAPQMVSGKMQGRLLSLISKLSNPQYILEIGTFTSYSALCLAEGLKPDGELHTIEITEDYKHIVNSYASKSMYFSKIHFHYGDALKLIPNLNYSWDLVFLDAAKNKYLEFLDILEETLKPGAILIADNVLWYGKVLESEKDEETNILDLFNKRLRQSPLWETQILALRDGLSISIKQSG, encoded by the coding sequence ATGAAACAAAGGGATCTTGAGCTTTATTGTGAAAGTCATACCCAACAGCCAGATGCTGTTCTGAATGAATTAGAACGCCAAACCTATTTACAAACCATTGCTCCACAAATGGTTTCCGGAAAAATGCAAGGTCGATTACTCAGTTTGATTTCTAAACTAAGTAACCCTCAATACATACTTGAAATTGGTACATTTACATCCTACAGCGCTTTGTGTTTGGCGGAAGGTTTAAAACCAGATGGTGAATTGCATACGATTGAAATCACTGAAGATTACAAACATATCGTCAATTCATATGCTTCAAAATCAATGTATTTTTCAAAAATTCATTTTCATTATGGTGATGCCTTGAAGCTTATTCCAAATTTAAATTATTCCTGGGATCTTGTATTCCTGGATGCTGCAAAAAACAAATACTTAGAATTTCTTGATATTTTAGAAGAAACCCTAAAACCAGGAGCCATTTTAATAGCAGACAATGTACTTTGGTACGGAAAAGTACTGGAATCGGAAAAAGATGAAGAAACAAACATTCTGGATCTTTTTAATAAACGCTTGCGTCAATCTCCACTTTGGGAAACACAAATTTTAGCATTACGTGACGGATTAAGTATTTCGATAAAACAATCAGGGTGA